CGAGCCAATCGGCTCCGGCGGCGAACAGCGGATATTCCGCCCCTTCGATGTCGCATTTCAAAAAATTGATCCGGGCGCCGTCCAGGCTTCTCAGCACATCCGTCATGCTTGTCTTGCCGGGTTCGGTGACGGGAGCGATCGCCGCAACGATGCGGCGGACCGTTTCCGGTGCGATGGCGTTGGCGGCGCACAGCAGGGGGAAAACTTTGTCGTAGCCCACCTCCGGTTCGACGCCGACGGCGAGCCGCGCCTTCAGAACCTTGACGGCGATCACCAGGAACAAGCCACGGTTGGAGCCGAGATCGACCACGACGTCGGCGCGCAGGCCGGGGCGGAACGGCCGCAGGTAAACGTCGTTGGCGAACATTTCCCGCAAATTACCGAACGTGGGGTTGTCGTCCGGCACCGCCATGAGGCGGTCGATATCGCCCAACGGCAAGGCGATGCGGCTGCCGTGATACGTGATGTGGCAATTTCGGCTCATCGCCGCGTCCACCGCCGTCAGCCGGCGGCTGCGCAAGACCGGCCCGGCGCAGCGCAAGGAGGCGGCGGCCAAACGCAGAATCATGCCGGCTGACAAGACCCGGAACAAATTTCCGTATTCATACACAAGGCGGGCAACGGCGTTCATGTCACGCCCTCCGGCGCAGTCATCCGTTTCACGCCCTTCGGCGGGAGAGCGGCGTGGATTTTCAGTAACCGGGGAATGTAAGACACGGTTCTCACACTGCGGGGCGCATGAGGGCCGCCTCTTCTAACTTGGGGAATATACTCTGCTTCCGTGAGACGCCACAAAAAAGCGATCGCATCGGAAAGATGCGGTTGCGCTGAAGGGGGGCGGATGATTCCACCCCCCTTGCGCATGCCCGCGACCTGCCGCCCGTTACGACAGGGCCGCGATTTCCACGGCCCGGCGCGACGTGGCGTCGGCCCGGTGGTCCTTGGCCAGCAGGGTATAGACCGCCGGCAGGACGAACAGCGTGAACATGGTGCCGATCAGCATCCCGGCCACGATCACCAGCCCGATGGAGAAGCGGCTGGCCGCCCCGGCCCCTTGCGCGCTCAGCAGCGGCAGCAGGCCGACCACCATCGCCGCGGTGGTCATC
This DNA window, taken from Azospirillum fermentarium, encodes the following:
- a CDS encoding FkbM family methyltransferase gives rise to the protein MNAVARLVYEYGNLFRVLSAGMILRLAAASLRCAGPVLRSRRLTAVDAAMSRNCHITYHGSRIALPLGDIDRLMAVPDDNPTFGNLREMFANDVYLRPFRPGLRADVVVDLGSNRGLFLVIAVKVLKARLAVGVEPEVGYDKVFPLLCAANAIAPETVRRIVAAIAPVTEPGKTSMTDVLRSLDGARINFLKCDIEGAEYPLFAAGADWLGRVDNLAMEVHPDWGDNRDLLNHLRAAGFVCLATDRFGRPSQDPAAAEFIYASSVGDLGGEASLRGRRD